One genomic segment of Suttonella sp. R2A3 includes these proteins:
- the selD gene encoding selenide, water dikinase SelD, translating to MDTDIRLTQYSHGAGCGCKIAPQILETILTSSLNLPQDPNLLVGHASKDDAAAYDLGNGQVILSTTDFFMPIVDDPFDFGRIAATNAISDIYAMGGRPLMAIAILGWPINTLSPEVAQQVIDGGRQVCADAGITLAGGHSIDAPEPIFGLAVTGLVDKAHLQQNTTARVGCKLFLSKPLGVGILSTAQKQGKLAAAHAHIARDSMCRLNDIGAEIAALEGVRAMTDVTGFGLLGHLLELCQGSNVNAELHESAIPILDTVRDYLAQGCIPGGTTRNFAAYGQHITPLDDSQRALYCDPQTSGGLLIAVDPEHAEHVAAQLHAAGLYDKPIGELVTPREDYRIAVMS from the coding sequence ATGGACACCGATATTCGTCTGACGCAATACAGCCACGGCGCAGGCTGCGGCTGCAAAATTGCCCCACAGATCCTCGAAACCATCCTTACTTCGTCGCTAAATCTGCCGCAAGACCCGAATTTACTGGTGGGACACGCCAGCAAAGACGACGCGGCAGCCTATGATTTAGGCAACGGACAGGTCATCCTCAGCACCACCGATTTTTTCATGCCAATTGTCGATGATCCGTTTGATTTTGGGCGGATCGCTGCCACCAATGCGATCAGTGATATTTATGCAATGGGTGGTCGACCACTGATGGCGATTGCTATTTTAGGATGGCCAATTAACACCCTCAGCCCAGAAGTCGCGCAACAAGTGATCGATGGTGGACGACAAGTCTGCGCTGATGCCGGCATAACCCTTGCTGGTGGCCACAGCATTGACGCACCCGAACCTATTTTTGGCTTGGCGGTGACTGGTTTGGTTGATAAAGCGCACCTACAACAAAACACTACCGCACGAGTTGGTTGCAAGCTGTTTTTAAGCAAGCCGTTAGGCGTCGGCATTTTGAGTACTGCACAAAAGCAAGGCAAACTCGCTGCAGCACACGCCCATATAGCGCGTGACAGCATGTGTCGTCTCAATGATATTGGTGCTGAAATCGCCGCCTTAGAAGGTGTACGCGCTATGACCGACGTCACCGGCTTTGGCCTGCTCGGTCATTTACTTGAGCTTTGTCAGGGCAGTAACGTCAACGCTGAGTTACATGAATCAGCGATTCCAATCCTCGATACGGTGCGTGACTATCTCGCTCAAGGTTGTATTCCTGGTGGGACGACACGGAATTTCGCCGCCTATGGCCAGCACATTACCCCGCTTGATGATAGCCAACGCGCACTCTATTGTGATCCGCAAACCAGTGGTGGGTTGTTAATCGCTGTTGACCCTGAACACGCTGAACACGTTGCAGCGCAACTACACGCAGCAGGTCTTTATGATAAACCGATAGGTGAACTGGTAACGCCACGTGAGGATTATCGTATCGCGGTCATGTCATGA
- a CDS encoding MarR family winged helix-turn-helix transcriptional regulator encodes MGEGSSFALVQFLPYQLNMLADKASCELSRIYHEDFGISVPQWRVLVWLQAEEDVTAQFIADATRMDKTKTSRAIAGLVDRGYVLREADQRDLRQNRLRLTEQGDALLAVLLPLAQAWENQWLEVLSEDEQQQFNNLLSRLEARLGTII; translated from the coding sequence ATGGGTGAGGGAAGTTCGTTTGCTTTGGTGCAATTTTTACCCTATCAACTCAATATGCTCGCCGATAAAGCCTCATGCGAACTTTCACGAATTTATCACGAAGATTTTGGCATTAGTGTGCCGCAGTGGCGGGTGTTGGTGTGGTTGCAAGCAGAAGAAGATGTTACCGCGCAATTTATCGCTGATGCGACCCGTATGGATAAAACTAAAACCTCACGCGCTATCGCCGGCCTGGTTGATCGTGGCTATGTGTTGCGTGAGGCTGATCAACGTGATTTACGACAAAATCGCTTACGTCTAACCGAACAAGGTGACGCGCTGCTGGCCGTGTTATTGCCGCTCGCTCAAGCTTGGGAAAACCAATGGCTTGAGGTGTTAAGTGAAGACGAACAGCAGCAATTTAATAACTTATTATCGCGCCTAGAAGCGCGACTTGGCACCATAATATAA
- the mdoH gene encoding glucans biosynthesis glucosyltransferase MdoH, whose product MDQTLSAVPPSAPLPMPVQSLREAPARRALRSSTRTRCARVVAFVGALIIGSLGSWQLYAAFGHNANALQYALLALFSLTFYWIAFSTTTALAGWFSTSRHIAPRSGENRSRLVLVMPVYGEDPSMTGAALLAMAEQLASTPLATRCELFIISDTQNPDAWSTETAAFDVLRRHSPLPVWYRRRVKNTARKVGNVADFVSRWGARYDYMVMLDADSLMDAATINALVARMDADPELGLLQTMPRLTGAQSLLARTIQFAGALYGPVVARGVDAWQGEDGNYWGHNAIIRTRAFAQSCALPTLRGRSPIGGHIMSHDFVEAALMRRAGWGVRMDADLSGSYEGLPPTLGDLAGRERRWAQGNLQHLGVIGAKGLRWPNRMHFLIGILSYLMSPIWLAMLLVGGLITAQTLLVTPQYFGDHYQLFPNWPTFDAQRMRLLFSPQWAYCCSPNLSAYAPPCSTVIDVDALVAHGQ is encoded by the coding sequence ATGGATCAAACGCTAAGTGCTGTCCCACCGTCGGCGCCTTTGCCGATGCCGGTGCAATCTTTGCGCGAGGCGCCGGCCCGCAGGGCACTGCGCAGCAGCACTCGCACCCGCTGCGCCCGCGTTGTCGCCTTCGTTGGTGCGTTGATAATTGGTTCGCTCGGCAGTTGGCAGCTTTATGCCGCCTTTGGGCACAACGCGAACGCCTTACAATACGCTTTGCTCGCTCTGTTCTCGCTCACTTTTTATTGGATCGCCTTTTCCACCACCACGGCACTGGCGGGATGGTTTTCCACCTCGCGCCACATTGCACCACGCAGCGGCGAAAATCGCAGCCGTTTGGTGCTGGTGATGCCGGTTTATGGTGAAGACCCCTCCATGACCGGCGCCGCACTCCTCGCCATGGCCGAACAACTCGCCAGCACACCGCTGGCTACACGTTGCGAACTGTTCATTATTTCCGATACGCAGAATCCCGATGCATGGAGCACGGAAACCGCGGCATTTGATGTGCTGCGCCGCCATTCACCATTGCCGGTATGGTATCGCCGCCGGGTCAAGAATACCGCACGCAAAGTGGGCAATGTCGCCGATTTTGTTTCACGCTGGGGCGCACGCTACGATTATATGGTGATGCTCGACGCCGATAGTTTAATGGACGCCGCGACAATCAACGCCTTGGTCGCGCGCATGGATGCCGACCCTGAGCTCGGCTTACTGCAAACCATGCCCAGACTTACCGGCGCACAATCTTTACTCGCACGCACCATCCAATTCGCCGGCGCACTTTATGGTCCGGTGGTGGCGCGTGGCGTTGATGCCTGGCAGGGTGAAGACGGCAATTATTGGGGACATAACGCCATCATACGAACGCGCGCCTTTGCGCAAAGCTGTGCTTTACCCACATTACGTGGCCGCAGCCCAATCGGCGGACACATCATGAGTCACGATTTTGTCGAAGCCGCATTGATGCGTCGCGCCGGATGGGGGGTTCGCATGGACGCGGACTTAAGCGGCAGCTACGAAGGCCTTCCACCCACGCTTGGCGACCTTGCCGGACGTGAGCGCCGCTGGGCGCAGGGTAATTTGCAGCATCTCGGCGTCATTGGTGCAAAGGGCCTGCGCTGGCCGAACCGAATGCATTTTCTCATCGGCATACTCAGCTATTTGATGAGCCCTATCTGGCTGGCAATGCTCTTAGTCGGCGGGTTAATTACCGCGCAAACCCTGCTTGTCACCCCACAATATTTCGGCGACCATTACCAGCTTTTCCCGAATTGGCCAACCTTTGATGCCCAACGCATGCGTCTGCTTTTTTCGCCGCAATGGGCTTATTGCTGCTCCCCAAATTTATCGGCTTATGCACCACCTTGTTCAACCGTCATCGACGTCGACGCTTTGGTGGCGCATGGGCAGTAA
- a CDS encoding glucan biosynthesis protein: protein MCLFLGVGAARADDEADSKHSFAQVVELAKQRATRADAPEQLDLTGVFSDLSYDQYRGIRFRREYNPLADSGSDFAVDLLPPGLLYKSRILIYLVRNGQAELLPFDPQALDFADNLFSPEQAQISDEDAAKLTWSGFRIRYPINTAEVSDEIAIFQGASYFRAVARDTLYGLSARGLAIGTGSPKGEEFPRFTRFWIHQPMPGARTIRVEALLESTSLTGAYAFDITPGAETVFVVQASLFARQALEDFGIAPLTSMYYFSPAQRAHIDDYRNAVHDSEGLAMLTGADVRLWRPLTNPPRLQFSAFQDLNPKGFGLIQRSRAFTDYEDGEARYEARPSAWIVPRGGWGDGAVSLVEIPVNNEFNDNIVAFWRPKAALQAGKRYDFAYDLIWSAEGSPFSRRARIAGTRSGRSVNHSDQYSFTVDFIPSHAQSWLDPNALKLDVRASTGEIIAAHLTTPEGNGKLRASFEFRPTATEPAELSLSINAGNEQIAEHWLYRWIKR, encoded by the coding sequence ATGTGCCTTTTTCTCGGCGTTGGCGCAGCACGTGCCGATGATGAAGCTGATAGCAAGCACAGCTTTGCGCAAGTTGTTGAACTTGCCAAACAACGCGCCACGCGCGCTGATGCGCCGGAACAGCTCGATTTAACCGGCGTATTCAGCGATTTGAGCTACGATCAATATCGCGGCATTCGCTTTCGCCGCGAGTACAATCCGCTTGCCGACAGCGGCAGCGATTTCGCCGTTGATCTCTTGCCACCAGGATTGTTGTACAAAAGCCGTATCTTGATTTATTTAGTACGCAATGGTCAGGCTGAACTATTGCCGTTTGACCCTCAGGCGCTCGATTTTGCCGATAACCTGTTTAGCCCCGAACAGGCGCAAATCAGCGATGAAGACGCGGCCAAACTTACCTGGTCCGGTTTTCGCATTCGCTATCCGATTAACACAGCGGAGGTCAGCGACGAAATCGCCATTTTCCAAGGCGCAAGTTATTTCCGCGCAGTAGCGCGCGACACACTTTACGGTTTATCCGCGCGCGGTCTGGCGATTGGCACCGGCAGTCCCAAGGGCGAGGAATTTCCGCGCTTCACCCGCTTTTGGATTCATCAACCCATGCCGGGGGCACGGACCATTCGCGTTGAAGCACTACTGGAAAGCACCTCATTGACCGGTGCCTATGCCTTTGACATCACCCCGGGAGCGGAAACGGTATTCGTCGTCCAGGCCAGTCTATTTGCACGGCAAGCCTTGGAAGATTTTGGCATCGCGCCACTGACCTCAATGTATTATTTCTCTCCGGCGCAGCGCGCGCACATCGACGACTATCGCAATGCAGTGCACGACAGCGAAGGATTAGCGATGTTGACCGGCGCCGATGTGCGCTTGTGGCGCCCGCTTACCAACCCGCCGCGTCTGCAATTTTCCGCTTTTCAGGACCTCAATCCCAAAGGTTTCGGACTGATTCAGCGTAGCCGCGCTTTTACCGATTATGAGGACGGCGAAGCGCGCTATGAAGCGCGTCCTTCGGCATGGATTGTCCCACGGGGCGGTTGGGGCGATGGCGCGGTATCGCTCGTGGAAATTCCGGTGAATAATGAATTCAACGACAATATCGTCGCTTTTTGGAGACCCAAAGCAGCGCTACAGGCCGGCAAACGCTATGATTTCGCCTATGACCTCATTTGGTCGGCGGAAGGTTCCCCGTTCTCACGCCGCGCACGCATTGCTGGCACGCGTTCGGGTCGTTCAGTCAATCACAGCGATCAATACAGCTTTACGGTCGATTTCATCCCCAGCCACGCACAATCGTGGCTGGATCCAAACGCCCTCAAGCTTGATGTTCGCGCCTCGACAGGCGAAATTATCGCCGCACATTTGACCACACCGGAAGGCAATGGCAAGCTGCGTGCCAGCTTTGAATTCCGCCCCACGGCAACAGAGCCGGCCGAATTGTCCCTGAGCATCAATGCGGGCAACGAACAAATCGCCGAACACTGGCTGTATCGATGGATCAAACGCTAA
- a CDS encoding Rne/Rng family ribonuclease has translation METFNTEILINHTPYETRVAIVEDGILQDVMVERERRRGIVGNIYKGKVQRVLPGMDAAFIDIGLERTGFLHLKNIGRKDEDAPQRISDVLREGQTLLVQVLKDPIGSKGARLSTEISIPSRFLVFLPNADDIGVSIKIASEAQRQSLRDLMVGFHRGHQGGFIVRTAIESADMWAMRADMQYLQRVWEAILQAQQQAKPGTLIYRDLPLYLKVLRDYVSPQVSRVAIDDHDAYQEMSRFVENFLFEMSDRLLHYRGEKTLFARFGIDDEIELSLKRHVPLKSGGHLIIDQTEAMTTIDVNTGGYVGKLSQDDTIYRTNLEAAHAIARQLRLRNLGGIIMLDFIDMVNAEHQQGVMEALILALGGDKNKYTISPISPLGIIEMTRKRTRESLRQVMCETCPSCEGRGYVKSTETIVYELFRELMREAREFNPKMLSVIGSPELIDFIREEESLSFSDLQALLKTPIRLQSDTSYHHGLYEIALS, from the coding sequence ATGGAGACGTTCAATACCGAAATTCTGATTAACCATACCCCTTACGAAACCCGTGTCGCGATTGTTGAAGATGGCATTTTGCAAGATGTAATGGTTGAGCGCGAACGCCGACGGGGCATCGTTGGCAATATCTATAAAGGCAAAGTGCAGCGGGTTTTGCCAGGGATGGACGCAGCATTTATTGATATTGGCTTAGAGCGCACGGGTTTTTTGCACCTCAAAAATATAGGACGCAAAGATGAGGATGCACCACAGCGTATTAGCGATGTGTTGCGTGAAGGGCAAACGCTGCTCGTGCAAGTGCTGAAAGATCCGATTGGCAGCAAAGGCGCGCGCTTGAGTACGGAAATTTCCATTCCTTCGCGGTTTCTGGTTTTCTTGCCTAACGCCGATGATATCGGGGTGTCGATTAAAATTGCTTCCGAGGCGCAGCGGCAATCGTTGCGCGATTTAATGGTCGGCTTTCATCGTGGGCATCAAGGCGGGTTTATCGTGCGCACCGCGATTGAATCGGCTGATATGTGGGCGATGCGCGCCGATATGCAATACCTTCAGCGGGTGTGGGAGGCGATTTTACAGGCGCAGCAGCAAGCTAAACCCGGCACGCTGATTTATCGCGACCTGCCGCTGTATCTGAAAGTGCTGCGTGATTATGTCTCACCGCAGGTTTCGCGAGTGGCGATTGATGATCATGATGCGTATCAGGAGATGTCGCGTTTTGTCGAAAATTTCCTGTTTGAAATGTCGGATCGCCTGCTGCATTACCGAGGCGAGAAAACGCTTTTTGCCCGCTTTGGGATTGACGATGAAATTGAACTCTCGCTTAAACGCCATGTGCCGTTGAAATCCGGTGGCCATTTGATTATTGATCAGACTGAAGCGATGACCACGATTGATGTCAATACTGGCGGTTATGTGGGTAAATTATCACAAGACGACACGATTTATCGTACCAACCTTGAGGCAGCACATGCCATTGCTCGTCAGCTGCGCCTGCGCAACCTTGGGGGGATCATCATGCTCGATTTTATCGATATGGTGAACGCTGAGCATCAACAAGGGGTGATGGAAGCATTGATCTTGGCGCTCGGTGGCGATAAAAATAAATATACCATCAGCCCGATTTCCCCCTTAGGAATCATTGAGATGACGCGTAAACGTACGCGTGAAAGCCTGCGCCAGGTGATGTGTGAAACCTGCCCATCGTGCGAAGGGCGAGGGTATGTAAAAAGCACAGAAACCATCGTTTATGAATTATTTCGTGAATTGATGCGCGAAGCCCGTGAATTCAATCCAAAAATGCTCAGTGTGATTGGTTCACCTGAGCTGATTGATTTTATTCGTGAGGAAGAATCATTGAGCTTTTCTGACTTGCAAGCATTATTGAAAACGCCTATTCGCCTGCAAAGTGATACCAGCTATCATCACGGGCTTTATGAGATCGCGCTATCGTAG
- a CDS encoding TRAP transporter large permease produces the protein MTESLFGIGALMVLLFARVPLAFAMAFIGFAGYYFLLGGNYNAAMAMTTRRIVDTAMEYNLSIVPLFILMGNFVNKAGLSDAIYRASNAFIGHFRGGQAMATILACGGFSAISGSSLATAATMAKVAMPQMRQYGYDDSLASASIAAGGTLGILIPPSIILVIYGIITEQNIIDLFAAGLIPGILGVILYLLAVVYSVRRREGCTRSDKSSWYERWQSLLGVSHTMLLFFLVIGGIYAGWFTPTQAAAIGAFGAMILALANRKLSWGDLREVLIDSARTSCMLFSIIIAALIFSNFVNRAGLPNALLGMISAAELSPIMVIMLIIVIYFVLGCMLESMSMLLLTVPLFFPIVAGLGFDLVWFGVLVVVAIEISLITPPVGMNVFVLQGVLPDVTAGTIFRGIMPFLVADIIRILLIALIPGLSLWLPTLINQWTGG, from the coding sequence ATGACAGAGTCGTTGTTTGGTATTGGCGCGCTGATGGTATTGTTGTTTGCGCGTGTACCACTGGCATTTGCTATGGCATTCATAGGGTTTGCTGGCTATTATTTTTTACTCGGCGGAAACTATAACGCAGCAATGGCGATGACCACCCGTCGTATTGTTGATACCGCGATGGAATACAATTTATCGATTGTTCCGTTGTTTATCTTGATGGGTAATTTTGTTAATAAAGCCGGGCTTTCAGATGCGATCTATCGAGCGTCGAATGCCTTTATTGGGCACTTCCGTGGTGGGCAGGCGATGGCGACGATTCTTGCCTGTGGTGGCTTTAGTGCGATCAGTGGTTCGAGTCTGGCGACTGCTGCAACGATGGCTAAAGTGGCGATGCCGCAAATGCGGCAATATGGCTACGATGATAGTCTGGCTTCAGCGTCAATAGCCGCTGGTGGAACGCTAGGGATTTTGATCCCTCCGAGTATTATTCTAGTGATTTACGGGATTATTACGGAACAGAACATTATCGATCTATTTGCTGCAGGGCTGATTCCGGGGATCCTCGGCGTGATCCTGTATTTATTAGCTGTCGTTTATTCGGTTCGTCGACGCGAAGGCTGTACGCGTTCTGATAAATCTTCTTGGTATGAGCGCTGGCAGAGTTTGCTCGGTGTGAGCCATACGATGCTGTTGTTCTTTCTGGTTATTGGTGGGATTTATGCGGGATGGTTTACCCCTACCCAAGCAGCTGCAATCGGCGCCTTTGGGGCAATGATTTTAGCTCTGGCTAATCGTAAACTGAGTTGGGGTGATTTGCGTGAGGTGCTGATTGATAGTGCACGCACGAGCTGTATGCTGTTCTCGATTATCATTGCGGCGCTGATTTTTTCCAATTTTGTTAATCGTGCCGGACTACCAAACGCCTTGCTGGGCATGATCAGTGCGGCTGAGCTTTCACCGATTATGGTGATCATGTTGATTATTGTCATCTATTTTGTGCTCGGCTGTATGCTTGAAAGTATGTCGATGCTGTTACTGACCGTACCACTGTTTTTCCCGATTGTTGCGGGATTAGGCTTTGACTTGGTGTGGTTTGGCGTTTTAGTGGTGGTTGCGATTGAAATCAGCTTGATCACACCACCAGTTGGTATGAATGTCTTTGTTTTGCAAGGGGTGTTGCCCGATGTCACTGCAGGCACTATTTTCCGCGGGATTATGCCGTTTCTCGTGGCCGATATTATACGTATACTGCTTATCGCGCTGATACCAGGGCTTTCCCTCTGGCTACCGACGCTGATTAATCAATGGACAGGAGGATGA
- a CDS encoding fumarylacetoacetate hydrolase family protein produces the protein MKLASLNEGRDGKLVVVSRDLTRAALVNDIAPTLQAALDNWAEIEPKLQDRYRALNAGEVSDAFDFEQNDCASPLPRAYQWADGSAYVNHVELVRQARGAKMPESFWHDPLIYQGGSDSFIPPRAPIPLASEDWGIDLEAEIAVITDDVPMGVSPLAAEKHIKLLMLVNDVSLRNLIPNELSKGFGFFQSKPSSSFSPVAVTLDELDDAWRDGKIHLPLTSHINDELFGEPNAGIDMTFNFPQLIAHAAKTRPLGAGAIIGSGTISNYDRSTGSSCLAEKRMLEIVTDGSASTPFMRFGDTVRIEMFNKEGESIFGAIDQKVSKYPGAS, from the coding sequence ATGAAACTCGCTTCATTAAATGAAGGGCGTGACGGCAAGCTGGTTGTTGTTTCTCGCGATTTAACCCGTGCGGCGTTAGTCAATGATATTGCCCCTACCCTACAAGCAGCGCTTGATAATTGGGCGGAAATTGAGCCTAAACTGCAAGATCGTTATCGTGCGCTTAACGCAGGCGAGGTTAGCGATGCCTTTGATTTTGAACAAAATGATTGCGCTTCACCACTACCTCGTGCTTATCAATGGGCTGATGGTAGTGCGTACGTTAACCACGTTGAGCTGGTGCGTCAGGCACGCGGTGCCAAAATGCCAGAATCATTTTGGCATGACCCTTTAATATATCAAGGCGGGTCTGACAGCTTTATTCCACCACGTGCACCCATTCCTCTGGCCAGCGAAGACTGGGGCATTGATCTTGAAGCAGAAATCGCAGTCATTACCGATGATGTTCCAATGGGCGTTTCTCCACTGGCTGCTGAGAAACACATCAAATTACTGATGCTGGTTAATGATGTCTCTTTACGCAACCTGATTCCAAACGAGCTCTCTAAAGGCTTTGGGTTTTTCCAATCCAAACCTTCGTCGAGCTTTTCTCCGGTCGCAGTAACCCTTGATGAGCTTGATGACGCCTGGCGTGATGGCAAAATTCACTTGCCATTAACCAGCCACATCAACGACGAACTATTTGGTGAGCCCAACGCCGGCATCGATATGACTTTTAATTTCCCTCAACTGATTGCCCATGCCGCTAAAACCCGTCCGCTTGGTGCTGGCGCGATTATTGGCTCAGGGACAATCTCGAATTATGACCGTTCAACCGGTTCATCATGCTTGGCAGAAAAACGCATGCTAGAAATCGTCACTGATGGCAGCGCAAGCACACCATTTATGCGCTTTGGCGATACCGTACGTATTGAGATGTTTAACAAAGAAGGCGAGAGTATTTTTGGCGCGATTGACCAAAAAGTCAGCAAATATCCGGGGGCTTCATGA
- a CDS encoding TRAP transporter small permease — MTRLSQWIERIFLPFLTWPAMFMLMAMMLITVVDVLGVKLFSAPIKSSIELTQLALAVMTFCIFPLVCWDESHISVDLLDQFTPSWLHRARRVLIHIGASIALALLGWKLLEFAQRSVSYGDVTEFLRIPISYLITVMAVMGWLSALISLLKAMVVALGKKDKV, encoded by the coding sequence ATGACACGCCTTAGCCAATGGATAGAGCGGATTTTTCTGCCTTTTCTCACCTGGCCCGCGATGTTCATGCTGATGGCGATGATGCTGATTACTGTGGTTGATGTGTTGGGCGTTAAACTCTTTAGCGCCCCCATAAAGAGCAGTATTGAGCTGACTCAACTGGCATTGGCGGTAATGACTTTTTGTATCTTTCCGTTAGTCTGTTGGGATGAGTCGCATATTAGCGTGGATTTACTGGATCAATTTACCCCTTCTTGGTTGCATCGCGCCCGGCGAGTGCTTATTCATATTGGTGCGAGTATTGCGCTGGCCTTGCTGGGTTGGAAACTGCTCGAATTTGCCCAACGCTCGGTAAGTTATGGCGATGTAACAGAATTTTTGCGTATCCCGATTAGCTATTTGATTACTGTAATGGCGGTGATGGGGTGGCTTTCTGCGTTGATTTCATTGCTTAAAGCGATGGTGGTTGCTTTGGGCAAAAAGGATAAAGTATGA
- a CDS encoding TRAP transporter substrate-binding protein: MMKKNVQHLLIGAAISATTLAASSAWAKTVLTVSTWGSPNHGINTTVWPEWGEAIEEATEGRVTLDVVYDLGPPQAQMDLVADGVGDVSWIFHGHYPGRFSATQLPELPYFVDISSEDMSKAYWRVYSDYLSKANEHRGVEVLGVGVHGPGQVFTKEPVTGWADLDGQRMRVGGGIMNTIAEDLGIAGVALPPTGTFEAASQGVISGALLTLEALKSFRLADVFPYTYQVPGGLYRGSFSIVVNPDRWAQIDAADQEAIKAVSGEQLSALFGRMMDEQDAIAVEYAKGIGHTFNHVDDAALAEIKELTAKLPEQWVAGNEGNGYDAQAALDAFQKDIGVDQ, encoded by the coding sequence ATGATGAAAAAAAATGTACAGCACTTGTTGATTGGTGCAGCGATTAGTGCGACAACGTTAGCCGCATCAAGTGCATGGGCAAAAACGGTGCTCACTGTATCCACTTGGGGATCACCAAACCATGGCATTAATACCACTGTTTGGCCTGAGTGGGGCGAGGCTATTGAGGAGGCTACCGAGGGTCGTGTCACACTCGATGTGGTTTATGATTTAGGTCCACCACAGGCACAGATGGACTTGGTTGCTGATGGTGTGGGTGATGTCAGCTGGATTTTCCATGGGCATTATCCTGGACGTTTTAGCGCCACCCAACTGCCGGAGTTGCCGTATTTTGTGGATATCTCATCTGAAGATATGTCAAAGGCCTATTGGCGCGTGTATAGCGATTATTTAAGTAAAGCCAACGAACATCGTGGTGTGGAAGTGTTGGGTGTTGGGGTACACGGCCCGGGACAAGTCTTTACTAAAGAGCCAGTAACTGGCTGGGCTGATCTTGATGGACAGCGGATGCGTGTTGGTGGTGGGATTATGAATACCATTGCCGAAGATCTGGGAATCGCTGGGGTTGCGCTGCCTCCAACAGGTACTTTTGAAGCAGCTTCACAAGGTGTGATTAGTGGGGCGTTATTGACCCTGGAAGCGTTAAAATCGTTCCGTTTGGCTGATGTGTTCCCGTACACCTATCAGGTGCCAGGTGGTTTATATCGTGGTAGCTTTTCAATCGTGGTTAACCCCGATCGCTGGGCGCAAATTGACGCAGCTGATCAAGAAGCGATCAAAGCAGTCTCAGGTGAGCAGCTTTCTGCACTATTTGGTCGCATGATGGATGAGCAAGATGCGATTGCCGTGGAGTATGCGAAAGGGATCGGTCATACCTTTAATCATGTGGATGACGCAGCTTTGGCTGAAATTAAAGAGCTGACTGCCAAACTTCCAGAGCAATGGGTGGCAGGAAATGAAGGTAACGGCTACGACGCACAAGCGGCGCTAGATGCGTTTCAAAAGGATATTGGTGTTGATCAATAA
- a CDS encoding nucleoside triphosphate pyrophosphatase gives MNLVLASQSPRRRDLLTMLGVSFTQCAAEVDETVAQGVSLEDSVRQLAERKASAVAGRYSQDQIILAADTLVGLDDRLFGKPADDAEALSMLRSLAGRTHRVATGFCLRRGDEVYREVVCTQVTMMPADEALFAAYIASGEPFGKAGAYAVQGRGAALIEAINGDFFNVVGLPVHALVRRLRQMDEMIFLQAFSRQLYGDVQYRNSD, from the coding sequence ATGAATCTGGTTCTGGCATCGCAATCACCAAGGCGGCGTGATCTGTTGACGATGCTTGGCGTGTCATTTACCCAGTGCGCGGCTGAGGTTGATGAGACAGTCGCGCAAGGCGTATCGCTTGAAGACAGTGTTCGCCAACTGGCTGAGCGTAAAGCGTCCGCAGTCGCTGGGCGTTATTCTCAAGATCAGATCATTTTAGCAGCTGATACACTGGTTGGTTTAGATGACCGCTTATTCGGCAAACCCGCTGATGATGCTGAGGCGCTATCGATGTTACGCTCTTTAGCCGGGCGTACCCATCGTGTGGCGACAGGATTCTGCCTGCGTCGTGGTGATGAAGTCTATCGTGAGGTAGTGTGTACACAGGTCACGATGATGCCGGCCGATGAGGCGTTATTTGCAGCGTATATAGCCAGCGGTGAACCGTTTGGTAAAGCCGGTGCTTATGCCGTGCAAGGGCGCGGCGCAGCGTTGATCGAAGCGATCAATGGAGATTTTTTCAATGTGGTAGGGCTACCGGTTCATGCACTGGTAAGACGCCTACGGCAGATGGATGAGATGATTTTTTTACAGGCTTTTTCGAGGCAACTTTATGGAGACGTTCAATACCGAAATTCTGATTAA